One window from the genome of Pogoniulus pusillus isolate bPogPus1 chromosome 7, bPogPus1.pri, whole genome shotgun sequence encodes:
- the LOC135176993 gene encoding interferon-induced very large GTPase 1-like has protein sequence MDSQKDVLGDDEKALLARRLLAEACMKEGLDDTYWLPKLSEVLGVKSIEALKHLQYEDYLKLECKVRYPWETRALRKLLQVTDSKATSEELQKERLKMTKQRQEEAKQALKELKEYHESRSHSKDVMKQKEEALWQALEIPKEYWVLPQKSLADVLECIQKQLEQQDSSVSRGENASDTEVLRMASGGLALQGIYRTSSLADVLAKRDQLIKVPDGFKLAGPEHGSLLERKEFSSSAEEATFTKSMEQLGFSISVSAKAGFWGFSVEADVDYSKSSRSESTHQSHSEQSYICTTMYQYIPLASCYFQKDQLHLSDAALKELQELEHLLSITAEGDRPNMLKSRCTSFFRRFGSHVNQGPLHFGGIFWWKATAEGFRAEQREEMKQQASEALSSYVGASYRCLGVSAAAAVDVSKSSFQASFQGRDARSAYTAVHFHVTKTGGPPETDSLPQWKLGLVSNNTTWRVIDRGFQLIPAWEIILSNHTNDFKSVYQVASSLKAAYEALTNHSTGIMFGEELVSAVEEARDFTECVKAWEMGVDESKLLALMDFKQNLNEKTKNHSVWINVCLSDKALQEFLLNTVQFCKSSPPENITLIKTLMRCLLDPHVYSVRDFPRSSFIMEWIFDTEHPLPEPPDVSELEDLTKTLLQMKKYIQRVTYAPDTSVSAIHEAKIKATLTASLSVYSLLRYLQERAQKDIELLVLLITTRVGYQVESSTFQYLLGCPEIHFMIEEMEMRHQEYLNLKEQDVYRAQAFLLLTGLTVAPEKEVSSEEKDKCFVLMEDQMKTLWSSEIRTLLKKHKGFKDWEMLESDLNSFIEGHVDDTWDELKKISIIQDIEDTFQRVEPSSQSKSKPEGSESQANQPVANQEFLHLLERLGLESHYPRKMGTEDFHIIYKTPLHDSQPSKDSELPFHFLQKLLTVDYRVRYLTCKNQSNPAAAVPKPTEQECEPSNSFDDFFSDLEEQASESAAGDSHVHPMDLQMAIFHCADDFMRQYISTKLAFCQFALPLLVPNPCTSQIEFPIWSLSQIKKSWKEAEKLGEQTRINSYKNKLIYQAETPIVSFIRIGSSPSSSKSQILNSLLSQHKHDTFFHRHCQGSTRDCLLMKGVVEISWYCPRGSDDDSFDCCVAFCNLRGDARDSEEQLRFLQEISAVNVALVAESDQSDKKGMMILRQLWESQRPLVCLFTEKEKVAAGRSGHNVRIGIKNRNEAELVGELTKTIKDLLEGSNTLFSLDGCQDKARKHGFLVDEDTAACVAAKEKAKALVKLLKKERLRDMKSQLLPLQGKLWYMWCKKDKELTRLQEKGNKSIEHHRSQTESEKSVIRRKQLCKAFPLNELMKSFLGFFQSQTADTKKYFLQWMKVFMDDLSSDRLDELKRRYHQLWSDILAMKKCSEENDLKSMCLSQLEALSNEINDSSIGLEHILREVGQIYEALESMNSKDQCFAKLPDVAVDLMVSGYPIELMDGDASYVPLRWIGAVFDRLIEKLGDKRVFVLSVLGIQSTGKSTLLNAMFGLQFNVSAGRCTRGAFMQLIKLDTKLQEDAGFDYMLVVDTEGLRAIEVANKQSLNHDNELATFVIGIGNMTLINIFGENPSEMQDVLQIAVQAFLRMKQVNLSPSCLFVHQNVGEITAKEQNMEGQRRLQEKLDKMTVTAAQQEFCDASCFSDVIRFDVNTHIHYFAHLWEGNPPMAPPNPTYSRNVQELKTKILQAAKKESQGSVLRLSSLKVRISDLWSALLNENFVFSFKNSVEIATYKKLETAFSDWTWQLRSYVLDLQVKLDNRIRNGDLQKITPEDLEIPVQKTSDAIMKKMEQYFSEDTDSEILVQWKSSTELKLRELKDSLLLETRKKCESLIELKKSQCKLDERKSGYENELLEKSRQLALSLKGKRLREMELRDNFISLWATWIIEVASDAPPLEKVDIDVEIENVLLEQFKEPNLHERIRTFPTYRQFALDKEKHVAKKKKWGIISGTLDSAEVENINYITKNIIARVEANIDRKEKEKRDYSRSFIHEILNEVQKGMDTVPSHAKYSFKKDYRIDLSIYLCRMAAKRFKAMREAFEEANDPTVYLESKREDFFRCFQISCQGATSITMFAGFLCDKISPALRQAVYERTALAIARDVKGKVPEFTGNRYSLEVCLLKYLAEEENFEYFKQYLINPKDTLESYIETRVRKYCLDENRRLEKFLDDSLTHLYESIQSAVFASTKVVKDRKDRNDKISLWLDNFCSTLAEVLNLPRRDLKGIEHQEIADIEFLNNAMTEALLFMKDQLKKELAGADMSSFEQQPHTILAKQFAGCWNMCPFCGAVCTNTIQNHDGNHQVIFHRPQALIGWKWRKTDHLVIDICSSSVGSDNTFLVDADTWIPFKKYREAGYPYNTWNIPPDTSMQAYWKWFVYHFRANLEKLYSGRFQGKGEIPPLWKTITKDDALGELERLHGQVNKKGELQSLCV, from the coding sequence ATGGATTCCCAGAAGGACgtgctgggggatgatgaaaaGGCACTTCTTGCCAGAAGGCTACTGGCAGAAGCCTGTATGAAGGAAGGATTGGATGATACATACTGGCTCCCCAAACTGTCTGAGGTACTGGGAGTGAAGTCCATAGAAGCCCTGAAACATCTGCAATATGAAGACTACCTGAAGCTGGAGTGCAAAGTTCGGTACCCCTGGGAAACCAGAGCCCTCCGAAAGCTCCTACAAGTCACAGACAGCAAAGCAActtctgaggagctgcagaaggagcgCCTGAAGATgacaaagcagaggcaggaagaGGCCAAGCAAGCCCTGAAGGAGCTGAAAGAATATCACGAGAGCCGCAGCCACAGCAAGGACGTTATGAAACAGAAAGAGGAAGCTCTGTGGCAAGCCTTGGAGATTCCCAAAGAGTACTGGGTGCTGCCGCAGAAGTCATTGGCAGATGtgctggagtgcatccagaaGCAACTGGAGCAGCAGGACTCATCAGTGAGCAGGGGTGAGAATGCCTCTGACACAGAGGTCCTGAGAATGGCATCAGGGGGACTGGCCCTGCAGGGCATCTATAGAACCAGCAGCCTTGCCGATGTGCTGGCAAAGCGCGACCAGCTCATCAAGGTCCCTGACGGATTCAAGCTTGCTGGTCCAGAGCACGGATCACTGCTGGAAAGGAAGgagttctcctcctctgcagaagaAGCCACTTTCACCAAGTCCATGGAGCAGCTGGGGTTCAGCATCAGTGTTTCAGCCAAAGCCGGGTTCTGGGGGTTTAGTGTTGAAGCTGATGTAGATTACAGTAAGTCCTCACGGTCAGAGAGCACTCACCAGTCCCACTCTGAGCAGAGCTACATTTGCACCACCATGTACCAGTACATCCCTCTGGCCTCCTGCTACTTCCAAAAGGATCAACTTCATCTTTCGGATGCTGCCCTGAAGGAGCTGCAAGAACTTGAGCATCTTTTGAGCATCACTGCTGAGGGAGACAGGCCCAACATGCTGAAGAGCAGGTGTACAAGCTTCTTCAGAAGGTTTGGGTCCCACGTGAACCAGGGTCCCCTCCACTTTGGGGGGATATTCTGGTGGAAGGCAACTGCAGAAGGATTCAGGGCTGAGCAGCGGGAGGAGATGAAGCAACAAGCTTCTGAAGCACTCAGTAGCTATGTTGGGGCCAGCTACAGATGCTTGGGTGTCAGTGCggcagcagctgtggatgtTTCCAAGTCCAGCTTTCAGGCTTCGTTCCAGGGAAGAGATGCAAGGAGTGCCTACACAGCAGTCCATTTCCATGTGACCAAAACAGGGGGCCCACCTGAGACAGATTCTCTTCCTCAGTGGAAACTGGGTCTTGTAAGCAATAACACGACCTGGCGTGTCATTGACCGAGGTTTTCAGCTGATCCCAGCGTGGGAGATAATCCTCTCCAATCACACCAATGATTTTAAGTCCGTCTATCAAGTGGCCAGCAGCCTCAAGGCTGCCTATGAAGCACTGACAAATCACAGCACTGGCATCATGTTTGGAGAGGAACTGGTCAGCGCAGTGGAAGAGGCCAGAGATTTCACAGAGTGCGTGAAGGCCTGGGAGATGGGGGTGGATGAAAGCAAACTCTTAGCACTGATGGATTTCAAGCAGAATCTGaatgagaaaacaaaaaaccacagtGTCTGGATCAATGTATGCCTGTCAGATAAAGCGCTGCAGGAGTTCCTGCTCAATACTGTTCAGTTTTGCAAGAGCTCCCCTCCAGAAAACATCACCCTCATCAAGACCCTGATGAGATGCCTCCTGGATCCTCATGTCTATTCTGTCAGGGACTTCCCCAGGTCTTCCTTCATTATGGAATGGATCTTTGATACTGAGCACCCGCTTCCCGAACCTCCTGATGTTTCTGAGCTTGAAGACCTCACCAAGACACTGCTGCAGATGAAGAAGTACATCCAGAGAGTCACTTATGCCCCAGACACCTCTGTGTCTGCCATCCATGAAGCAAAGATAAAAGCCACCTTGACTGCAAGCCTAAGTGTTTATTCCTTACTCCGGTATCTCCAGGAAAGGGCACAGAAAGACATAGAGCTCTTGGTGCTCTTAATTACGACCAGAGTGGGATACCAGGTGGAAAGTAGCACTTTTCAGTACCTCCTTGGATGTCCAGAAATTCACTTCATGATAGAAGAAATGGAAATGCGGCATCAGGAGTACCTGAATCTGAAGGAGCAAGATGTTTACAGAGCCCAGGCCTTCCTGTTGCTGACAGGTCTAACTGTAGCACCTGAAAAAGAAGTGTCCTCCGAAGAGAAGGacaaatgttttgttttgatggAAGATCAGATGAAAACGTTGTGGTCCAGTGAGATAAGAACTCTCCTCAAAAAGCACAAGGGATTCAAAGactgggagatgctggagagtgactTGAATTCTTTCATTGAGGGGCACGTGGATGACACATGGGATGAGCTGAAGAAAATCAGTATAATCCAAGACATAGAAGACACTTTTCAAAGGGTAGAGCCttccagtcagtccaaatccaaACCAGAAGGCAGTGAATCCCAAGCAAACCAACCTGTTGCAAACCAAGAGTTTCTCCATTTGCTTGAGCGCCTCGGGCTGGAAAGTCACTACCCAAGGAAAATGGGGACAGAAGACTTCCATATCATATACAAGACACCTTTACATGACAGTCAGCCCAGCAAGGACAGCGAGCTACCATTTCACTTCTTGCAAAAGCTTTTGACTGTGGACTATAGAGTGAGGTACCTGACCTGCAAGAACCAGAgcaacccagcagcagctgtgcccaaaCCCACAGAGCAAGAGTGTGAACCTTCAAATTCCTTTGATGACTTTTTCTCTGATTTGGAGGAACAAGCATCTGAatctgcagctggggacagcCATGTGCACCCCATGGACCTCCAGATGGCAATTTTCCATTGTGCTGATGACTTCATGAGGCAATACATCTCAACAAAACTTGCTTTCTGCCAGTTTGCGTTACCTCTCCTGGTACCAAACCCCTGCACTTCACAGATTGAGTTCCCGATCTGGTCCCTCAGCCAAATCAAAAAGAGctggaaggaggctgagaagcTGGGAGAGCAAACAAGGATTAACAGTTACAAAAACAAACTCATTTACCAGGCAGAGACACCCATCGTGTCCTTCATCCGCATCGgcagctctccctcctcctccaagTCTCAAATCCTGAACTCTTTGCTGAGCCAGCACAAGCATGACACTTTTTTCCACCGccactgccaaggcagcacCAGAGACTGTTTGCTGATGAAAGGTGTGGTGGAGATCTCCTGGTACTGCCCCAGGGGCAGCGACGATGACAGCTTTGACTGCTGCGTGGCCTTCTGTAACCTGCGTGGGGACGCGAGGGATTCCGAAGAGCAGCTGCGTTTTCTGCAGGAGATATCTGCTGTGAACGTGGCTCTGGTAGCTGAGTCTGATCAGAGTGACAAGAAAGGGATGATGATTTTACGTCAGCTGTGGGAGTCGCAAAGGCCTTTGGTTTGTCTTTTCACTGAAAAAGAGAAAGTCGCAGCTGGCCGATCTGGCCACAATGTAAGAATAGGTATCAAGAACAGAAACGAAGCAGAATTAGTGGGTGAGCTGACCAAGACAATCAAAGATCTCCTGGAAGGGTCTAACACACTTTTCAGCCTCGATGGCTGCCAGGACAAAGCTCGCAAGCACGGCTTCTTAGTGGATGAAGATACAGCAGCGTGTGTGGCGgccaaagaaaaggcaaaggcgCTGGTGAAGCTTCTGAAGAAGGAGAGGTTGCGTGACATGaaatcccagctgctgcctcttcaaGGGAAGCTGTGGTACATGTGGTGCAAGAAGGACAAAGAGCTCACTCgcctgcaggagaaggggaACAAGAGCATAGAGCATCACCGGAGCCAAACCGAATCAGAGAAGTCAGTAATAAGGAGAAAGCAACTGTGCAAAGCGTTCCCCCTCAATGAGCTGATGAAGTCGTTCCTTGGCTTTTTCCAGTCACAGACAGCAGATACCAAGAAATACTTCTTGCAGTGGATGAAGGTCTTTATGGATGACTTGTCCTCTGATCGCCTGGATGAACTCAAGAGACGGTATCACCAGTTATGGTCTGACATCCTGGCCATGAAGAAGTGCAGTGAGGAAAATGATCTGAAATCCATGTGCCTGAGTCAGTTAGAGGCCCTCTCCAACGAAATCAACGATTCCTCTATTGGCCTTGAGCACATTTTAAGAGAGGTAGGGCAGATTTACGAAGCTCTGGAGTCAATGAACTCAAAGGATCAGTGTTTTGCCAAACTGCCTGACGTTGCAGTTGATCTGATGGTTTCAGGATACCCCATTGAGCTGATGGATGGAGATGCATCTTACGTCCCGTTACGATGGATCGGAGCAGTCTTTGACAGGTTAATTGAGAAGCTGGGAGATAAGCGAGTGTTCGTCCTTTCAGTGCTTGGCATCCAGAGCACAGGGAAGTCAACCCTGTTGAATGCCATGTTTGGTCTCCAGTTTAATGTCAGTGCCGGCAGATGCACCCGGGGAGCATTTATGCAGCTAATTAAACTGGACACGAAGCTGCAAGAAGATGCTGGCTTTGACTACATGCTAGTGGTTGACACAGAGGGGCTTCGTGCGATAGAGGTGGCCAACAAACAGTCCCTCAATCATGACAACGAGCTGGCCACCTTTGTCATTGGCATTGGCAACATGACTCTGATAAATATCTTTGGGGAAAATCCTTCAGAGATGCAAGATGTCCTTCAGATTGCTGTGCAGGCTTTTCTGAGGATGAAGCAGGTCAATCTTTCCCCCAGCTGCCTGTTTGTACACCAAAATGTGGGAGAGATAACAGCCAAGGAGCAGAACATGGAAGGGCAAAGACGTCTGCAGGAAAAGCTGGACAAAATGACAGTgacagctgcccagcaggaatTCTGTGATGCCTCCTGCTTCAGCGACGTCATCCGCTTTGATGTGAACACCCACATCCACTACTTTGCCCACCTGTGGGAAGGAAACCCCCCGATGGCACCACCCAACCCTACCTACAGCCGGAACGTTCAGGaattaaaaaccaaaatccTCCAAGCTGCCAAGAAGGAGTCGCAGGGCAGTGTTTTGAGGCTCTCAAGCTTGAAGGTTCGTATCAGTGACCTCTGGAGTGCTTTGCTGAACGAAAACTTTGTGTTCAGCTTCAAGAACTCAGTGGAGATTGCGACATACAAGAAACTGGAAACCGCGTTTAGTGACTGGACCTGGCAGCTGAGGAGTTACGTCTTAGACTTGCAGGTGAAACTGGACAATAGGATTCGCAATGGAGACTTGCAGAAAATCACACCAGAAGACCTTGAGATTCCAGTGCAAAAGACAAGTGATGCCATCATGAAAAAGATGGAGCAATATTTCAGTGAAGACACAGACAGTGAGATCCTGGTCCAGtggaagagcagcacagaactgAAGCTGAGAGAACTAAAAGACTCTCTTCTCCTGGAAACAAGAAAGAAGTGTGAGAGTCTTATTGAGCTGAAGAAGAGCCAGTGTAAATTGGATGAGAGGAAGTCAGGCTACGAAAACGAGCTCCTAGAAAAGAGTAGGCAGTTGGCTCTGTCTCTGAAAGGCAAGAGGCTCAGAGAAATGGAACTGCGAGACAACTTTATTTCCCTCTGGGCTACCTGGATTATTGAGGTCGCCTCTGATGCTCCCCCTCTGGAAAAAGTGGATATTGATGTGGAAATAGAAAATGTCCTCCTAGAGCAGTTTAAGGAGCCCAACTTACATGAACGAATCAGGACCTTTCCCACATACAGGCAGTTTGCTCTTGACAAGGAGAAACATGttgccaagaaaaaaaagtggGGCATCATCAGTGGGACTTTGGATAGCGCCGAGGTGGAGAATATCAACTACATCACTAAGAACATCATAGCGCGTGTGGAGGCGAACATCgacaggaaagagaaggagaaaagggatTACAGCCGAAGTTTTATTCATGAGATACTGAACGAGGTACAGAAGGGCATGGACACCGTCCCCAGCCATGCAAAATACAGCTTCAAAAAAGACTACAGGATAGATCTCTCGATCTACCTGTGCAGAATGGCAGCGAAGAGGTTTAAAGCCATGCGCGAGGCGTTCGAAGAGGCAAATGATCCGACTGTCTACCtggagagcaagagagaagatTTCTTCAGGTGCTTCCAGATTTCCTGCCAAGGAGCCACTTCCATCACCATGTTTGCTGGTTTTTTATGTGACAAGATTTCTCCAGCTCTTCGCCAGGCAGTTTACGAGAGGACAGCCCTTGCCATAGCTCGAGACGTGAAGGGTAAGGTCCCAGAATTCACAGGCAACAGGTACTCCCTGGAGGTTTGCCTACTGAAATACCTGGCAGAGGAAGAGAATTTTGAGTACTTCAAGCAGTACTTAATCAACCCAAAAGATACTTTGGAGAGTTACATTGAGACACGTGTTAGGAAGTACTGTTTAGATGAGAACAGGAGGCTAGAGAAGTTTTTGGATGACTCCCTTACTCACCTCTACGAAAGCATCCAGTCAGCAGTTTTTGCCTCAACCAAAGTTGTCAAGGACCGAAAGGACAGGAATGACAAAATCTCCCTTTGGCTGGACAATTTTTGCAGCACGCTTGCAGAGGTGCTGAACCTGCCCAGGAGGGACCTGAAGGGCATTGAACATCAGGAGATAGCAGACATAGAGTTCCTGAATAATGCCATGACAGAAGCACTGCTTTTCATGAAGGATCAACTCAAGAAAGAGCTTGCTGGCGCCGATATGAGCTCATTTgaacagcagcctcacacaaTCCTGGCTAAGCAGTTTGCAGGGTGCTGGAATATGTGTCCCTTTTGTGGGGCTGTTTGCACAAACACCATACAAAACCACGATGGAAACCATCAGGTCATCTTCCATCGTCCACAAGCTTTAATAGGGTGGAAGTGGCGTAAGACAGACCATCTGGTCATTGACATCTGCTCTAGCAGCGTTGGGAGCGATAACACCTTCCTGGTTGATGCAGACACATGGATCCCCTTCAAGAAATACAGGGAGGCAGGATATCCTTACAACACTTGGAACATTCCCCCTGACACATCCATGCAAGCATACTGGAAATGGTTTGTGTATCATTTCAGAGCGAATTTGGAGAAGCTCTACAGTGGAAGATTCCAGGGTAAAGGAGAAATCCCTCCGTTGTGGAAGACAATTACAAAGGATGATGCACTTGGTGAACTGGAGAGGCTTCATGGCCAAGTTAACAAGAAGGGAGAACTGCAGTCGCTGTGTGTTTGA